From one Melospiza melodia melodia isolate bMelMel2 chromosome 6, bMelMel2.pri, whole genome shotgun sequence genomic stretch:
- the ZFYVE1 gene encoding zinc finger FYVE domain-containing protein 1 isoform X1 translates to MSAHTQTVEKGQNTTLLCQESYVCSGTDEAIFECDECRSLQCQRCEEELHQPERLRNHERTRIKPGHVPYCDSCKGANGNIMHASMTGSRQIAAVRCQVCKINLCVECQKRTHAGGNRRKHPVTVYHAGKAQEQEEDEGMDEETKRRKMTEKVVSFLLVDETEEIQVRNEEDFIKKLDCSPDQHLKVVSIFGNTGDGKSHTLNHTFFYGREVFKTSPAQESCTVGVWAAYDPVRRVVVIDTEGLLGATVNLSQRTRLLLKVLAISDLVIYRTRADRLHNDLFKFLGDASEAYLKHFTKELKATTARCGLDVPLSTLGPGVIIFHETVYTKLLGSDHPSEVPEKLIQDRFRKLSCFPEAFSSIHYKGTRTYNPPTDFSGLRRAVEQQLENNTTRSPRQPGVIYKALKALSDRFSGEIPDDQMAHSSFFPDEYFTCSSVCLSCGCGCKKSMNHAKEGVPHESKTRCRYSHQYDNRVYTCKACYERGMEVSVVPKTSASTDSPWLGLAKYAWSGYVIECPNCGVVYRSRQYWFGNQDPVNTVVRTEIEHVWPGTDGFLKDNNNAAQRLLDGMNFMAQSVSELSLGPTKAVTSWLTDQIAPAYWRPNSQIVSCKKCNTPFKDNDTKHHCRACGEGFCDGCSSKTRPVPERGWGPAPVRVCDNCYDNRGLQLDVAELPSDEEGGTLIARKVGEAVQNTLGAVVTAMDIPLGLVKDAARPAYWVPDHEILHCHNCRKEFSIKLSKHHCRACGQGFCDECSHDRRAVPSRGWDHPVRVCFNCNKKPGDL, encoded by the exons ATGAGTGCCCACACGCAAACTGTGGAGAAAGGACAGAACACGACACTGCTGTGCCAGGAAAGCTATGTTTGCAGTGGGACAGACGAAGCAATCTTTGAGTGTGATGagtgcaggagcctgcagtgCCAGCGTTGTGAAGAAGAGCTGCATCAGCCAGAAAGGTTGCGGAACCACGAACGGACCCGTATAAAACCCGGCCATGTCCCGTACTGTGACTCCTGCAAAGGTGCCAATGGGAACATAATGCATGCCAGTATGACAGGCTCGAGGCAGATAGCAGCAGTCAGGTGCCAGGTGTGCAAAATCAACCTCTGTGTGGAGTGTCAGAAGAGAACACATGCAGGGGGAAACAGAAGGAAGCACCCTGTCACCGTATACcatgctggcaaagcccaagaaCAGGAAGAGGATGAGGGGATGGATGAGGAGACCAAGAGAAGGAAGATGACAGAGAAAGTTGTGAGTTTCCTCTTGGTGGATGAAACTGAGGAGATTCAG GTAAGGAATGAGGAAGACTTTATTAAGAAACTGGACTGCAGTCCTGACCAGCACCTAAAGGTGGTGTCCATCTTTGGGAACACAGGGGATGGCAAGTCTCACACCCTTAACCACACTTTCTTCTATGGCCGGGAGGTGTTCAAGACGTCTCCTGCGCAGGAGTCTTGCACAGTGGGCGTCTGGGCAGCCTATGACCCCGTCCGCAGAGTGGTGGTCATCGATACAGAGGGCCTGCTGGGGGCCACTGTCAACCTGAGCCAGAGAACACGGCTGCTGCTGAAGGTCCTGGCCATCTCTGACCTTGTCATCTACCGTACTCGTGCTGACAGGCTCCACAATGACCTCTTCAAATTCCTTGGTGATGCCTCGGAGGCTTATTTAAAACACTTCACCAAGGAGCTAAAAGCTACCACAGCCCGCTGTGGCCTAGATGTTCCTCTGTCAACTTTGGGTCCAGGTGTCATCATCTTTCATGAGACTGTGTACACCAAGCTGCTGGGCTCTG ATCATCCTTCTGAGGTTCCTGAGAAGCTCATTCAGGATCGGTTTCGGAAGCTAAGCTGTTTTCCTGAGGCTTTCAGCTCAATTCACTACAAGGGAACACGAACATACAATCCTCCAACAGATTTCTCTGGGCTTAGGCGAgctgtggagcagcagctggagaacaATACCACTCGGTCACCTAGACAGCCTGGGGTTATCTACAAAGCACTAAAA GCTCTAAGTGACCGGTTCAGTGGGGAGATCCCTGATGACCAGATGGCTCAcagctctttctttccagatgaatATTTCACATGCTCCTCTGTGTGCCTCAGCTGTGG GTGTGGTTGTAAGAAGAGCATGAACCATGCAAAGGAAGGAGTCCCTCATGAATCCAAAACTCGATGCAGATATTCTCACCAGTATGATAACAGAGTCTACACTTGCAAG GCCTGTTATGAACGAGGGATGGAGGTCAGCGTGGTGCCAAAAACCTCTGCTTCCACAGATTCCCCATGGCTGGGCCTTGCCAAGTATGCCTGGTCAGG GTACGTGATCGAGTGCCCCAACTGCGGGGTGGTGTATCGCAGCCGGCAGTACTGGTTTGGCAACCAAGACCCTGTCAACACTGTAGTGAGGACAGAAATTGAGCATGTCTGGCCAGGG ACTGATGGATTTCTGAAAGACAACAACAATGCAGCCCAGCGTTTGTTGGATGGCATGAATTTCATGGCTCAATCCGTATCTGAACTTAGCCTGGGACCCACAAAAGCTGTGACCTCTTGGTTGACAGACCAGATTGCCCCAGCTTACTGGAGACCCAACTCCCAGATTGTG AGCTGTAAGAAGTGCAACACACCTTTCAAAGACAACGACACAAAGCATCACTGCCGGGCCTGTGGAGAGGGCTTCTGTGATGGCTGCTCTTCCAAGACCCGTCCGGTGCCCGAGCGAGGCTGGGGACCAGCGCCAGTGCGCGTGTGTGACAACTGCTATGACAACAGGGGCCTCCAGTTAG ATGTGGCTGAACTGCCTTCAGATGAGGAAGGGGGTACACTTATTGCCAGGAAGGTGGGGGAAGCTGTGCAAAACACGCTTGGAGCAGTGGTGACAGCCATGGACATTCCCTTAG GTCTG